ATGTTCACGCCGTGCTGGCCCAGCGCCGGCCCGATGGGGGGCGCGGGGGTCGCATTGCCGGCGGGCACCTGGAGCTTGACCAGCGCCTGCACCGGTTTCGTCTTGGCCATCCGTGTTCCTTTCCGTTCGCGGGGCTTGCGCCCGGCTCCCACGTCGCGTGGTCGCGCGGCGGGCCCAACGCCCGCCGAAAGCAGCGCCCGCCGGCTAGACCGGCTGGACCTGCAGGAAGTCGAGTTCGACAGGCGTCGCGCGCCCGAAGATCGACACCATCACCTTCACCTTCTGCCGCTCGGGATTCACCTCGTCGACGACGCCGGTGAAGTCGGTGAACGGACCGTCCACCACCTTCACGTGCTCGCCCGACTTGAACGGCACCTCGGCCGCGCCGCGCATCCGCCCGCCGGCTTCCATGTGCCCGAGGATCCGCTTCACCTCCGCCTCGCGAAGGGGAATCGGATCCTGGCCCGAGCCGACGAACCGGGTCACGCCCGGGACGTTCTGGACGACGAGGCGGGACT
The genomic region above belongs to Candidatus Binatia bacterium and contains:
- the nusG gene encoding transcription termination/antitermination protein NusG, encoding MDWYVIHTYSGHENKVKANLERAIHAAGLEDHFGQILVATEEFAEMKDGKRITSKRKTFPSYVLVEMNLDMESRLVVQNVPGVTRFVGSGQDPIPLREAEVKRILGHMEAGGRMRGAAEVPFKSGEHVKVVDGPFTDFTGVVDEVNPERQKVKVMVSIFGRATPVELDFLQVQPV